A single genomic interval of Lathyrus oleraceus cultivar Zhongwan6 chromosome 7, CAAS_Psat_ZW6_1.0, whole genome shotgun sequence harbors:
- the LOC127102196 gene encoding uncharacterized protein LOC127102196, protein MDPIKYIFGKLASIERISRCQMLLSKYDIEYHTQKAIKGSIITDHLANQPIYDYQSIKFDFQEEDVRYLKAKDCDEPLLDEGPEPESCWGLRFDGAINAYGNGIGAIIVTPKGSHIPFTSRLTYNCTNNMAGYEACTMGLEEVIDLRIKILDI, encoded by the coding sequence atggatccaatcaagtacatctttggGAAGCTTGCCTCAATCGAAAGAATTTCTCGTTGCCAGATGCTGTTATCAAAATATGACATTGAATACCatactcagaaagcaatcaaaggtagtatcaTAACTGATCATTTGGCTAACCAACCAATTTATGATTACCAATCTATCAAGTTCGACTTCCAAGAAGAAGATGTTAGGTACTTAAAAGCcaaggattgtgatgaaccattgctagatGAAGGGCCAGAGCCAGAATCCTGTTGGGGATTGAGATTTGATGGAGCTATCAATGCTTAcggtaatggaattggggcaatcATTGTTACTCCTAAAGGCTCCCATATTCCTTTCACCTCAAGGTTGACATATAATTGTACGAACAACATGGCCGGATATGAAGCTTGCACCATGGGTCTGGAAGAAGtcattgacttgagaatcaaaaTCCTGGACATATAA